One window from the genome of [Clostridium] celerecrescens 18A encodes:
- a CDS encoding xanthine dehydrogenase family protein molybdopterin-binding subunit: MENISQPVVKKDHEAKMAGRSVYVGDYENDGVLVGKILRSRLARARLTAVNIPPLPNGYFYVDKSDVPGDNHVNIVMDDTPVYARETVEYIGEPIGMVVGPEEAVVDRILAEIQVSYEELEPVLDLGNADTVFFDYEYGKGNMEKAFAEADKIYEEEFTTGYQDQTYLETQGMMAEPEENGRMFIHGSLQCAYYVHGAVMRALGCGPDQVHIKQDVTGGGFGGKEAFPSILGCQVAVAAKKAGAPVRCIFDRREDLEFTSKRHPSLCRYKVAVRNGKVTAMDIDVKFNSGAYTTLSAVVLQRGIICSNGIYDIENLHVRGRALKTNTTPTGAYRGFGAPQTFFAVEMMMDHIAMDLGIDSLEFKEKHIVKQGDSTSTSGKYHFPVPIPSMIDEIDQACDYRRKRREYAKPQTGRYRRGIGISMHFHGAGFTGSGERDIIKAVCRLHKYPDGTVEILASNGEIGQGLRTTFPKIVARELNLPLDRVYYDHPDTARVPDSGPTVASRSLMVVGELLRRCAIKLRSQWKDGEDQMVEERFKEPDFVIPFYLDKFQGDAYPTYAWGVNAAEVEVDTYTGLTKILGAYGNFDVGTPIDYNIVMGQMEGGFLQGIGYSSTEYMDYDQKGRIRNNSFSDYLIPTSADVTNLTCMLHVEEYPDGPYGAKGAGELPLVGVPAAYVEAVEQALGHGVKLNHAPFTAEDTMKVIMKEGL, from the coding sequence ATGGAAAACATCAGTCAGCCAGTAGTTAAAAAAGACCATGAGGCAAAGATGGCGGGCCGCTCTGTTTATGTAGGCGATTATGAAAATGATGGGGTTCTGGTAGGTAAAATCCTTCGTTCCAGGCTGGCCCGTGCAAGACTAACCGCCGTTAACATCCCGCCCCTTCCCAACGGCTATTTTTACGTTGATAAATCTGATGTTCCCGGTGATAATCATGTAAACATCGTCATGGACGATACGCCTGTTTATGCCCGGGAAACGGTAGAATACATCGGCGAGCCCATTGGTATGGTAGTGGGGCCGGAAGAAGCGGTGGTTGACCGCATTCTGGCCGAGATCCAGGTTTCCTATGAAGAACTGGAACCTGTCCTGGACCTTGGCAATGCGGATACCGTATTCTTTGACTATGAATATGGCAAAGGGAATATGGAGAAGGCCTTTGCTGAAGCCGACAAGATCTATGAAGAAGAATTCACCACCGGATATCAGGACCAGACCTATCTGGAAACCCAGGGAATGATGGCGGAACCTGAGGAAAACGGAAGAATGTTTATCCACGGGTCCCTCCAATGCGCCTATTACGTACACGGAGCCGTTATGAGGGCCCTTGGCTGCGGACCGGATCAGGTACATATCAAACAGGATGTGACCGGAGGAGGCTTCGGCGGAAAAGAGGCATTTCCGTCAATCCTGGGCTGTCAGGTAGCTGTTGCTGCCAAAAAGGCCGGTGCTCCCGTCCGCTGCATCTTTGACCGCCGGGAAGATCTAGAGTTTACCTCCAAACGCCACCCTTCTCTCTGCAGATATAAAGTAGCCGTCAGGAACGGCAAAGTGACCGCCATGGACATAGATGTAAAATTCAACAGCGGCGCTTACACCACCCTGTCTGCCGTGGTTCTTCAACGGGGGATTATCTGCTCAAACGGAATTTATGACATTGAAAATCTCCACGTAAGAGGTAGGGCCTTAAAAACCAACACCACTCCCACAGGAGCTTACCGTGGCTTCGGCGCCCCTCAGACATTTTTTGCAGTTGAAATGATGATGGACCATATTGCAATGGATCTGGGAATCGACAGTCTGGAATTTAAGGAAAAACACATTGTAAAGCAGGGGGATTCCACTTCCACTTCCGGAAAATACCATTTTCCTGTCCCCATTCCTTCCATGATCGATGAAATTGACCAGGCATGTGATTACCGCAGAAAGCGCCGGGAATATGCAAAGCCTCAGACCGGACGGTACCGCAGAGGAATCGGAATTTCCATGCATTTTCACGGAGCTGGGTTTACCGGTTCCGGTGAACGGGACATTATCAAAGCCGTATGCAGGCTTCACAAATATCCCGACGGCACGGTAGAGATCCTGGCATCCAACGGAGAAATCGGCCAGGGGCTGCGTACCACGTTTCCTAAAATCGTTGCCAGGGAATTAAATCTTCCTCTTGATAGGGTTTATTACGATCATCCGGATACGGCCCGGGTTCCGGACTCCGGCCCCACTGTTGCCTCCCGTTCCCTCATGGTAGTAGGAGAACTCCTCCGCCGCTGTGCCATTAAGCTGCGCTCCCAATGGAAGGACGGGGAGGATCAGATGGTGGAAGAACGGTTTAAAGAACCTGACTTTGTCATTCCCTTCTACCTGGATAAATTCCAGGGAGATGCTTATCCCACCTATGCCTGGGGGGTCAACGCCGCAGAAGTAGAGGTGGATACCTATACAGGGCTGACGAAGATTCTTGGGGCTTACGGCAATTTTGACGTTGGCACGCCCATTGACTACAACATTGTTATGGGGCAGATGGAAGGCGGATTCCTTCAGGGGATCGGCTACTCTTCCACCGAATATATGGATTACGACCAGAAAGGAAGAATCCGAAACAATTCATTCTCTGATTATTTAATACCCACTTCCGCCGATGTGACGAACCTAACTTGTATGCTGCATGTGGAAGAATATCCAGACGGACCCTATGGGGCCAAAGGAGCCGGAGAACTGCCTCTGGTAGGGGTTCCTGCCGCTTATGTGGAAGCTGTGGAACAGGCCCTGGGGCATGGAGTCAAGCTGAATCACGCCCCATTTACAGCAGAGGATACCATGAAAGTGATTATGAAGGAGGGGTTATAA
- a CDS encoding acetamidase/formamidase family protein, which translates to MKTITRDYITNVLAKENPPCARIRAGEIVAFETYDCFTNQFLPEEATFETVIRKPGNPATGPLCIEGAMPGDMLKIDILDIEMGPVGIVMLGPGSGSEKEEFPRKILRRVLVKGGYAYFNERVKIPVKPMIGVIGVAPAGEGVSTITPMDHGGNMDCTQIKKGASLYLPVFVEGALLSMGDFHAVMGDGEVEDCGLEIEGRATVRVSVVRNKNCVSYPMIETEDKLITLASREQVEEAWRAATRQMYEFMKEKMGMDYEEAGMLLTMTGDLVICQTVNPMKTVRMELPRHITQSYGFDSISVE; encoded by the coding sequence ATGAAAACTATAACCAGGGATTATATTACAAATGTTCTTGCAAAAGAGAATCCGCCCTGTGCTAGGATCAGGGCAGGAGAGATCGTGGCCTTTGAGACCTATGACTGCTTTACAAACCAGTTTCTTCCGGAAGAGGCGACCTTTGAAACTGTAATAAGAAAACCAGGAAATCCGGCTACAGGGCCTCTCTGCATTGAGGGAGCGATGCCGGGAGATATGCTTAAGATCGATATTCTGGATATTGAGATGGGTCCTGTGGGAATTGTCATGTTAGGGCCTGGCAGCGGAAGCGAAAAGGAGGAATTTCCCCGGAAGATATTAAGACGGGTGCTTGTAAAGGGAGGATACGCCTATTTCAATGAACGGGTCAAAATCCCGGTAAAACCCATGATCGGCGTCATCGGGGTGGCTCCGGCAGGAGAGGGAGTATCCACCATCACCCCTATGGATCATGGCGGAAATATGGATTGTACTCAGATCAAAAAAGGAGCATCTTTATATCTGCCTGTATTTGTGGAAGGGGCGCTTTTGTCTATGGGGGATTTTCATGCTGTCATGGGAGACGGCGAAGTGGAGGACTGCGGTCTGGAAATAGAAGGGCGGGCTACTGTCCGGGTGAGCGTTGTGAGAAATAAAAACTGTGTTTCCTATCCAATGATAGAAACAGAGGATAAGCTTATTACCCTTGCATCCAGGGAACAGGTGGAGGAAGCCTGGCGGGCGGCGACCAGACAGATGTATGAATTCATGAAGGAAAAGATGGGTATGGATTATGAAGAGGCCGGCATGCTGCTTACCATGACCGGAGACCTTGTTATCTGCCAGACAGTAAATCCTATGAAAACGGTAAGAATGGAACTTCCCCGCCATATAACCCAAAGTTATGGTTTTGATTCCATTTCGGTAGAGTAA
- a CDS encoding FAD binding domain-containing protein translates to MVNGYRPASLQEALEIKKTTDAVPYAGGTDLMVENRKGVSYLFLNGLDELRNIREEGDYISIGSCVTFTEALESDLIHPLMKEAVAQIAAPAIRNMGTFGGNIGNGSAKADSVLILFVCGAKIRLASVHGQRTVNIEDFYLGRKKLDLKPEELIVEILLPKRGLDQYYYKKVGGRNALAISRVSFAGLLTVENGRIQQMAAAFGAVSDTVLRFQDLEAGLSDKTLDEASASKEELLSAYGERLVLTRGRVSAEYRKAVCMNLLKDFLEEKGI, encoded by the coding sequence ATGGTAAATGGATACAGACCAGCTTCCTTACAGGAAGCATTGGAAATAAAGAAAACTACCGATGCCGTTCCTTATGCAGGCGGCACTGATCTTATGGTGGAAAACAGAAAAGGGGTCTCCTATCTTTTCTTAAACGGGTTGGATGAATTAAGGAATATCCGGGAGGAAGGGGATTATATTTCCATCGGTTCCTGCGTTACCTTTACAGAGGCGCTGGAATCCGACCTGATTCACCCGCTTATGAAAGAGGCTGTTGCACAAATTGCGGCCCCTGCAATCCGGAATATGGGAACCTTTGGAGGCAATATCGGAAACGGGTCTGCCAAAGCTGATTCCGTGCTGATCCTTTTTGTCTGCGGCGCAAAAATACGTCTTGCCTCCGTCCACGGTCAGCGGACCGTAAACATTGAAGATTTTTATTTAGGAAGAAAAAAACTGGATTTAAAGCCAGAGGAGCTGATTGTAGAGATACTTCTCCCTAAACGGGGCCTGGATCAATATTATTATAAGAAAGTCGGCGGGCGAAACGCTCTTGCCATTTCCCGTGTTTCATTTGCAGGTCTTCTGACTGTAGAAAATGGAAGGATCCAACAGATGGCCGCCGCATTTGGCGCCGTGTCCGATACAGTTCTCCGCTTTCAGGATTTAGAAGCCGGACTGTCTGATAAAACCCTCGATGAAGCAAGCGCTTCCAAAGAAGAGCTGCTTTCTGCTTACGGGGAGCGCCTTGTATTGACCAGAGGCCGCGTATCAGCAGAATACCGAAAGGCAGTCTGTATGAACCTGCTTAAGGATTTCTTAGAAGAAAAAGGCATTTAG
- a CDS encoding MATE family efflux transporter: MTDTKNDFSKGNVVENILKLAVPMTLAQLINVLYNIVDRIYIGRLPENATMALTGLGLCLPIISIVIAFANLFGMGGAPLCSIERGRGNDKEAEKIMGNSFILLVFFGLGLTVLGLILKKPMLYLFGASDLTYPFADQYISIYLLGNVFVMIGLGMNSFINSQGFGTMGMVTVLLGAVANIILDPIFIFVLDMGVRGAALATILSQLLSALWIVKFLTGKKAILKLRTSCFRLRKHRVKDIIALGMSGFTMSITNSLVQIMYNASLQRYGGDLYVGVMTVINSVREVISMPVSGITNGAQPVMGFNYGAQKYDRVKRAIIFTSVVSIAYTTVMWGLVHGFTEFFIRIFNQEEALLKAGVPAMRIYYFGFFFMSLQFAGQSVFVALGKAKKAVFFSIFRKVVIVIPLILILPGLLGNGAAGVFMAEPVSNLLGGGACFITMLATIWPELSEKRKQ; the protein is encoded by the coding sequence ATGACAGATACAAAGAATGATTTTTCAAAAGGAAACGTGGTGGAAAACATATTAAAGCTGGCCGTCCCCATGACATTGGCTCAGCTGATTAATGTGCTTTACAACATCGTTGACAGAATTTATATAGGAAGGCTTCCGGAAAATGCGACCATGGCATTAACAGGACTTGGCCTGTGCCTGCCCATCATTTCCATAGTCATAGCCTTTGCCAATTTATTCGGAATGGGCGGTGCGCCTTTGTGCTCCATTGAGAGGGGGCGGGGGAATGATAAGGAAGCGGAAAAGATCATGGGTAATTCATTTATCCTCCTGGTGTTTTTTGGCCTGGGGCTTACCGTTTTGGGTCTGATTTTAAAAAAGCCCATGCTTTATTTGTTTGGCGCCAGCGATCTTACATATCCTTTTGCGGATCAATACATCAGCATTTACCTGCTTGGCAATGTTTTCGTTATGATCGGCCTTGGGATGAACAGCTTTATCAACTCTCAGGGATTTGGAACAATGGGGATGGTAACGGTTCTTTTAGGAGCGGTTGCCAATATTATTTTAGACCCCATATTTATTTTTGTTCTGGATATGGGGGTAAGAGGTGCGGCCCTTGCGACCATATTGTCTCAGTTACTTTCTGCTCTCTGGATTGTTAAATTCCTGACAGGAAAGAAGGCTATTTTAAAGCTTAGGACCTCCTGCTTTCGTTTGAGAAAACACAGGGTAAAAGATATCATTGCCCTTGGAATGTCAGGCTTTACCATGTCCATTACCAACAGTCTGGTGCAGATCATGTATAATGCTTCCTTGCAGCGCTATGGCGGCGATTTGTATGTGGGAGTAATGACCGTCATCAATTCGGTCCGGGAGGTAATATCTATGCCTGTAAGCGGAATTACCAATGGTGCGCAGCCGGTCATGGGCTTTAATTACGGGGCACAAAAATATGACCGGGTAAAACGGGCAATTATTTTTACATCAGTAGTTTCCATCGCATATACCACAGTCATGTGGGGACTGGTCCATGGTTTCACAGAGTTTTTCATCCGGATTTTTAATCAGGAAGAAGCACTGTTAAAGGCAGGTGTCCCGGCGATGCGGATCTATTATTTCGGCTTCTTTTTTATGTCCCTGCAGTTCGCCGGCCAGTCTGTGTTTGTGGCCCTGGGAAAAGCAAAAAAAGCAGTATTTTTTTCCATTTTCCGCAAGGTGGTGATCGTGATTCCTCTGATCCTCATCCTTCCGGGTCTGCTTGGTAACGGGGCGGCGGGAGTCTTTATGGCGGAGCCGGTTTCCAATCTCTTGGGAGGCGGAGCCTGCTTTATAACCATGCTGGCGACTATATGGCCGGAGCTTAGTGAAAAAAGAAAACAGTAA
- a CDS encoding NTP transferase domain-containing protein: MKISRIGGVIAAASKKDAEPLLQIGTIPIIKRIVISFQQAGIFPIVVVTGAEEDEVKYQLSSYGVIFIRNENCEQPELIDSVKIGLKYLLGKCDRMVFTPVNVPMFTPATLNSLLATNGDIITPSCMGKGGHPIILSETVVPEIIAYSGIGGLKAAISSIPDRRIFLPVDDPGIFISVRDCRQLEDYLAEHNRALLHPTVQLNLQKESVFFNTRIKLLLYLILDTHSVRSACDRMALSYGKAWDMLNKLEEETGYPITERKHGGKRGGNTTLTPQGLQFLRTWQKLEDNIFQFTQKEFSSLFRDSGLFR, translated from the coding sequence ATGAAAATCAGCCGGATTGGCGGGGTGATTGCAGCCGCCAGCAAAAAAGATGCGGAACCATTGCTGCAGATCGGGACAATCCCCATAATAAAACGTATAGTTATATCCTTTCAACAGGCTGGTATTTTTCCCATTGTAGTCGTAACCGGAGCAGAGGAGGATGAAGTAAAATACCAGTTATCCAGCTATGGAGTGATCTTTATCCGCAATGAGAACTGCGAGCAGCCAGAGCTTATTGACTCCGTAAAAATAGGCCTGAAATATTTACTGGGAAAATGTGACCGGATGGTCTTTACACCGGTAAATGTTCCCATGTTCACTCCGGCCACTCTAAATAGCCTGCTGGCCACTAACGGAGATATTATAACACCTTCCTGTATGGGCAAAGGCGGCCATCCCATTATTCTTTCAGAAACTGTTGTTCCGGAAATCATTGCCTACTCTGGAATCGGAGGCTTAAAGGCGGCCATCTCTTCTATACCCGACCGCCGCATCTTTCTACCTGTGGATGACCCCGGAATCTTTATCAGTGTACGGGACTGCCGCCAATTGGAGGACTATCTGGCAGAGCATAACCGGGCACTTCTCCATCCTACCGTTCAGTTAAACCTCCAAAAGGAATCTGTTTTCTTTAATACAAGAATCAAACTTCTTCTGTACCTGATCCTCGACACCCATTCCGTCCGCAGTGCCTGTGACCGCATGGCCTTGTCCTACGGGAAAGCATGGGATATGTTAAATAAGCTGGAAGAAGAAACGGGATATCCCATTACAGAGCGGAAACATGGTGGCAAACGTGGCGGAAACACCACCCTGACTCCCCAGGGCCTCCAGTTCTTAAGGACATGGCAGAAACTGGAGGATAATATATTTCAGTTTACACAAAAAGAATTTTCCTCTCTGTTTCGTGACAGTGGATTATTCCGGTAA
- the xdh gene encoding selenium-dependent xanthine dehydrogenase: protein MYILHINGQDYETPHDKKLLRFLRDDLHLTATKDGCSEGACGTCTVLIDGKKVKACVPKISTLEGKNILTVEGIDPEEMKVYEHCFAEAGAVQCGFCIPGMVISAKSLLDTNLTPTRAEVKKAIKGNLCRCTGYKKIEDAILLAADFFREKLEIPQSPTALHMNEHFKRIDAAEKVNGTGIFADDMYLPGMLYAKCLYSKYPRALINRIDVSKALEHPDCVEILTKKDVPCNKIGHIKQDWDVLMGEGDITRYVGNALAVIAATRAEALEEILALIDVDYTELPAITSPYEALKGDAPLIHEDGNIMSRANLVRGNADEAIKNSKYVVTRKYKTSWQEHGFMEPECCVALPEGDDGLLIYTTSQSIYDVQRECAQMLNLPKEKVHCHAPLVGGGFGGKEDMSVQQYAALMAWYTRKPIKVKYSRQESLNYHVKRHPMEMEFTTACDENGRLTAMKGVIIADTGAYASLGGPVLHRACTHAAGPYNYQNIDIFGMSVYTNNVVSGAFRGFGVTQSCFATEMNINLLAEMAGLDPWEIRRRNAIKPGDILPNGQTADPNTNMEACLDAVKDIYYSNPYAGIACGFKNAGTGMGKMDVGRVLLSVEKGNVHIRTSASCMGQGIGQMALTEICHASGLDPALFIYEAADTIRTPNSGTSTASRQTVVTGEAARRAGEKLKCALDSGNSLADLEGHEFFGEYSAQTDPLGAIKDNPVSHVSYSYGTQVIILNEEGKITKAVSAFDVGTPVNIGSVEGQIEGGMIMGIGYGVTEEFKCENGYPASKFGTIGFMRADEAPELEVILCQPKEEDKLPYSFGAKGCGELCMIPTSPACAHAYYRLDGVFRQSLPLKNTYYRKK from the coding sequence ATGTACATATTGCACATCAATGGTCAGGACTACGAAACGCCCCACGACAAAAAGCTGCTGCGTTTCTTACGGGATGATCTTCATCTGACAGCTACAAAGGATGGCTGCAGTGAAGGCGCCTGCGGAACCTGTACAGTTCTTATTGACGGGAAAAAAGTAAAGGCCTGTGTTCCCAAAATCAGCACGCTGGAGGGAAAAAACATTCTTACTGTAGAAGGAATTGACCCGGAAGAAATGAAGGTTTATGAACACTGCTTTGCAGAGGCCGGCGCTGTTCAATGCGGCTTCTGTATTCCTGGCATGGTCATTTCCGCCAAAAGTCTTCTGGATACAAATCTCACCCCTACAAGAGCGGAAGTTAAAAAGGCAATCAAGGGCAATTTATGCCGCTGTACCGGCTATAAAAAGATTGAAGATGCCATTCTTCTGGCGGCTGACTTTTTCAGAGAGAAGCTGGAGATCCCACAATCTCCTACTGCCCTGCATATGAATGAACACTTTAAGCGCATAGACGCTGCAGAGAAAGTAAACGGAACCGGAATCTTTGCCGATGATATGTATCTGCCTGGCATGCTGTACGCCAAGTGCCTGTATTCCAAGTATCCAAGAGCCTTGATCAACCGGATCGACGTATCAAAAGCACTGGAGCACCCGGACTGCGTGGAAATCCTGACAAAAAAGGATGTGCCATGCAATAAGATCGGCCACATCAAGCAGGACTGGGATGTTCTCATGGGCGAAGGAGATATCACCCGTTACGTTGGAAATGCTCTGGCAGTCATTGCAGCGACCCGTGCAGAAGCCCTGGAAGAAATCCTGGCACTCATTGACGTTGATTATACGGAGCTTCCTGCCATCACAAGCCCCTATGAGGCTTTAAAGGGCGATGCTCCCCTTATTCATGAAGACGGCAACATCATGAGCCGTGCCAACCTGGTGCGGGGAAATGCAGATGAAGCCATTAAAAATTCAAAATATGTAGTAACAAGAAAATACAAAACCTCCTGGCAGGAGCATGGCTTCATGGAACCGGAGTGCTGCGTGGCACTTCCTGAAGGGGATGACGGCCTGCTGATTTACACCACCAGCCAGTCCATATATGACGTTCAGAGAGAATGTGCTCAGATGCTTAACCTTCCCAAGGAAAAGGTCCATTGCCATGCACCTTTAGTAGGCGGCGGTTTCGGGGGCAAGGAGGATATGTCTGTGCAGCAGTATGCTGCCTTAATGGCCTGGTATACCAGGAAACCTATTAAGGTCAAATACAGCCGCCAGGAATCCTTAAATTACCATGTAAAACGCCATCCCATGGAAATGGAATTCACCACAGCCTGTGATGAAAACGGCCGCCTGACTGCTATGAAGGGAGTCATCATTGCCGATACGGGAGCTTATGCTTCTCTGGGAGGCCCAGTGCTCCACCGCGCCTGCACCCACGCAGCCGGCCCTTATAACTATCAGAACATTGATATTTTTGGTATGTCCGTTTACACCAACAATGTGGTTTCCGGCGCCTTCCGGGGATTTGGCGTAACCCAGAGCTGCTTTGCAACGGAAATGAATATCAACCTGCTTGCAGAAATGGCTGGTCTTGATCCCTGGGAAATCCGCCGGCGGAATGCTATCAAGCCAGGCGATATCCTTCCAAACGGGCAGACCGCAGACCCAAATACCAATATGGAAGCCTGCCTTGACGCTGTAAAGGATATTTATTATTCCAATCCATACGCAGGAATTGCCTGCGGCTTTAAAAACGCAGGAACCGGAATGGGTAAAATGGATGTAGGCCGTGTTCTTCTTTCCGTTGAGAAGGGAAATGTTCACATCCGCACCTCCGCCTCGTGTATGGGCCAGGGAATCGGTCAAATGGCTTTAACCGAAATCTGTCATGCATCAGGACTTGATCCTGCCCTTTTTATCTATGAAGCGGCAGATACCATAAGGACTCCTAACTCCGGAACCTCCACTGCTTCCCGCCAGACGGTTGTTACAGGGGAAGCAGCCCGCAGAGCCGGTGAAAAGCTAAAATGTGCCTTAGACAGCGGAAACAGCCTGGCAGACTTAGAAGGACACGAATTCTTCGGGGAATATTCTGCTCAGACAGATCCACTTGGAGCCATCAAGGATAATCCTGTAAGCCACGTATCTTATTCCTATGGAACTCAGGTAATTATTTTAAATGAAGAGGGAAAAATCACCAAGGCAGTATCTGCGTTTGACGTGGGAACTCCAGTAAACATTGGGTCCGTGGAAGGTCAGATTGAAGGCGGTATGATCATGGGAATCGGTTACGGTGTCACTGAAGAGTTTAAATGTGAAAACGGATATCCTGCCAGCAAATTCGGTACCATAGGATTTATGAGAGCAGACGAGGCACCTGAACTGGAAGTCATTCTCTGCCAGCCAAAGGAAGAGGATAAACTGCCTTACTCCTTTGGTGCCAAGGGATGCGGGGAATTGTGCATGATCCCCACCTCTCCCGCCTGTGCTCATGCTTACTACAGGCTGGATGGAGTATTCAGACAAAGCCTGCCGTTAAAGAACACGTATTATAGAAAGAAATAA
- a CDS encoding nucleotidyltransferase family protein: MLGASSACGLILAAGLSSRMGDFKPLMPFRGKTLIESTIDSMLAAGVKQIVIVLGYRGDEIESVLRLHYGKEIIYASNPHYETTDMLTSIKYGLRSMPQCRSFFLLPGDMPVVKKNTFHKLLKARPDNRPTVLFPTLGGYRKHPPLIDYRFRDIILQFEGEGGLRQLWKQQEDSIIHVPVDDDGVWTDLDTMEDYEVCISRFCPAKI, encoded by the coding sequence ATGCTTGGAGCCAGTTCTGCCTGCGGCCTTATACTGGCCGCAGGATTATCCAGCCGCATGGGGGATTTTAAGCCGCTGATGCCGTTTCGGGGAAAAACACTGATTGAAAGCACCATCGACAGCATGCTGGCAGCAGGAGTGAAACAGATCGTAATTGTTCTGGGTTACCGGGGAGATGAGATTGAGTCGGTTCTTCGCCTTCATTATGGGAAAGAAATCATTTATGCCAGCAATCCTCACTATGAAACTACCGATATGCTGACTTCCATAAAATATGGACTTCGCTCCATGCCCCAATGCAGATCATTTTTCCTGCTTCCAGGTGACATGCCGGTTGTTAAAAAAAACACATTCCATAAACTTTTAAAAGCCCGGCCAGACAACCGGCCTACTGTCCTCTTTCCCACTTTGGGAGGATACAGAAAGCACCCACCCCTGATTGATTACAGATTCCGTGACATCATACTGCAATTTGAAGGAGAAGGCGGTCTGCGCCAGCTTTGGAAGCAGCAGGAGGATTCCATCATCCACGTCCCGGTGGATGATGACGGCGTATGGACGGATCTGGATACCATGGAAGATTATGAAGTATGCATCAGCCGGTTTTGTCCGGCCAAAATTTAA
- a CDS encoding (2Fe-2S)-binding protein yields MEAINFLLNGEETAYDGSAADRLLDVLRDSFRMTSVKCGCKEGECGACSVLMNGILVNTCCVAMGAVEGASIVTLEGFRETERFAVLNKAFAATSAVQCGFCIPGMVMAAEALLSRIPNPTDSQIREGLSGNLCRCTGYNAIVNAIHIAAKEGNGLW; encoded by the coding sequence ATGGAAGCTATCAATTTTCTGTTAAACGGAGAGGAAACTGCTTATGACGGCAGCGCAGCAGACCGTCTTCTGGATGTTTTAAGAGATTCCTTCCGTATGACCAGTGTCAAATGCGGATGCAAGGAAGGAGAATGCGGCGCCTGTTCCGTCCTGATGAACGGAATTCTGGTAAACACCTGCTGTGTTGCTATGGGTGCTGTTGAGGGCGCCAGCATTGTCACTCTGGAAGGTTTTCGGGAGACGGAGCGCTTTGCCGTATTAAATAAAGCCTTCGCTGCCACTTCGGCGGTGCAGTGCGGTTTTTGTATTCCAGGAATGGTAATGGCTGCTGAAGCCCTTTTGAGCAGGATTCCTAATCCCACAGACAGCCAGATAAGGGAAGGACTATCCGGAAATCTGTGCCGCTGTACCGGGTATAACGCCATTGTAAATGCAATTCATATTGCCGCAAAGGAGGGAAATGGATTATGGTAA